A genomic segment from Mastacembelus armatus unplaced genomic scaffold, fMasArm1.2, whole genome shotgun sequence encodes:
- the LOC113131273 gene encoding uncharacterized protein LOC113131273 isoform X2, giving the protein MNLSEAQSEMKQLLSRVSPSELPKLLDWIRTSDELDDLQVDNRKVMLRSIADHLRVRLPLDAMLPSETAALHKMQQRCRPTVHVDSFLYDDEQVDSLCEEGTMSRTYCLTCGSFKTAPLDFISHSFSVSELQFLFQNVLPDLSGKILVDVGSRLGAVLYGGYVYSSACQLIGLELSEEFVQLQNDILHKYRLSDRVQVLHADVCTQDVLLHSADVLVMNNVFEYFMEPSEQVRAWRFIMQNFKKRGSLLVTVPSLQESLSALQVTPQPGWVEELPVDYDVYLGRDTDPDALRQIHLYRVI; this is encoded by the exons ATGAATTTGTCTGAAGCTCAGTCGGagatgaagcagctgctgagcAGAGTGAGTCCGTCCGAGCTGCCGAAGCTGCTGGACTGGATCAGAACCTCAG aCGAGCTGGACGACCTGCAGGTGGACAACAGGAAGGTGATGCTGCGGAGCATCGCAGACCACCTGAGAGTCCGCCTGCCTCTGGATGCCATGTTACCCTCTGAGACCGCCGCCCTCCACAAG ATGCAGCAGCGGTGTCGGCCGACGGTTCACGTGGACAGTTTCCTGTACGATGACGAGCAGGTGGACTCCCTGTGTGAGGAGGGAACCATGAGCCGGACTTACTGCCTCACCTGCGGCTCCTTCAAGACCGCGCCTCTGG ACTTCATCTCTCACTCGTTCTCCGTGTCCGAGCTTCAGTTTCTTTTCCAGAATGTTCTCCCAGACCTGAGTGGGAAGATACTGGTGGACGTTGGATCCAGACTGGGAGCTGTGCTGTatggg ggttACGTTTACAGCTCGGCCTGTCAGCTGATCGGTCTGGAGCTCAGCGAGGAGTTCGTCCAGCTGCAGAACGACATCCTGCACAAGTACAGACTGAGTGACAGAGTTCAG gTTCTTCACGCTGACGTCTGCACGCAAGACGTACTGCTGCACAGCGCCGACGTTCTGGTCATGAACAACGTGTTTGAGTATTTCATGGAGCCAAGTGAGCAAGTCAG agCGTGGAGGTTCATCATGCAGAACTTTAAGAAGAGAGGTTCTCTTCTGGTGACTGTTCCCAGTCTGCAGGAGAGTCTGAGTGCTCTGCAG GTGACGCCACAGCCCGGCTGGGTGGAGGAACTTCCTGTGGACTATGACGTTTACCTGGGCAGAGACACAGACCCCGACGCCCTCAGACAGATCCATCTGTACAGGGTCATATGA
- the LOC113131273 gene encoding uncharacterized protein LOC113131273 isoform X1 — MNLSEAQSEMKQLLSRVSPSELPKLLDWIRTSDELDDLQVDNRKVMLRSIADHLRVRLPLDAMLPSETAALHKMQQRCRPTVHVDSFLYDDEQVDSLCEEGTMSRTYCLTCGSFKTAPLDFISHSFSVSELQFLFQNVLPDLSGKILVDVGSRLGAVLYGGYVYSSACQLIGLELSEEFVQLQNDILHKYRLSDRVQVLHADVCTQDVLLHSADVLVMNNVFEYFMEPSEQVRAWRFIMQNFKKRGSLLVTVPSLQESLSALQQVTPQPGWVEELPVDYDVYLGRDTDPDALRQIHLYRVI, encoded by the exons ATGAATTTGTCTGAAGCTCAGTCGGagatgaagcagctgctgagcAGAGTGAGTCCGTCCGAGCTGCCGAAGCTGCTGGACTGGATCAGAACCTCAG aCGAGCTGGACGACCTGCAGGTGGACAACAGGAAGGTGATGCTGCGGAGCATCGCAGACCACCTGAGAGTCCGCCTGCCTCTGGATGCCATGTTACCCTCTGAGACCGCCGCCCTCCACAAG ATGCAGCAGCGGTGTCGGCCGACGGTTCACGTGGACAGTTTCCTGTACGATGACGAGCAGGTGGACTCCCTGTGTGAGGAGGGAACCATGAGCCGGACTTACTGCCTCACCTGCGGCTCCTTCAAGACCGCGCCTCTGG ACTTCATCTCTCACTCGTTCTCCGTGTCCGAGCTTCAGTTTCTTTTCCAGAATGTTCTCCCAGACCTGAGTGGGAAGATACTGGTGGACGTTGGATCCAGACTGGGAGCTGTGCTGTatggg ggttACGTTTACAGCTCGGCCTGTCAGCTGATCGGTCTGGAGCTCAGCGAGGAGTTCGTCCAGCTGCAGAACGACATCCTGCACAAGTACAGACTGAGTGACAGAGTTCAG gTTCTTCACGCTGACGTCTGCACGCAAGACGTACTGCTGCACAGCGCCGACGTTCTGGTCATGAACAACGTGTTTGAGTATTTCATGGAGCCAAGTGAGCAAGTCAG agCGTGGAGGTTCATCATGCAGAACTTTAAGAAGAGAGGTTCTCTTCTGGTGACTGTTCCCAGTCTGCAGGAGAGTCTGAGTGCTCTGCAG CAGGTGACGCCACAGCCCGGCTGGGTGGAGGAACTTCCTGTGGACTATGACGTTTACCTGGGCAGAGACACAGACCCCGACGCCCTCAGACAGATCCATCTGTACAGGGTCATATGA